A part of Caretta caretta isolate rCarCar2 chromosome 1, rCarCar1.hap1, whole genome shotgun sequence genomic DNA contains:
- the UCMA gene encoding putative cartilage matrix-associated protein, which yields MNWKEILFLSCLATFVLLVVLEKSHSAAVGTRKAAGEEDKESVKKKIFIQESDASNFFKKRGKRATKSRDELNAETGQMLIADEQRREYFEEQRNKFENFVKEEHKEQQERSREQIEQWRQYHYDGLYPSYMYNRHHI from the exons ATGAACTGGAAAGAAATCCTTTTTCTCTCTTGCCTTGCAACTTTTGTGCTCTTGGTTG TTCTTGAGAAGAGCCACAGTGCTGCTGTGGGCACCAGGAAGGCAGCTGGGGAAGAGGACAAGGAAA GTGTGAAAAAGAAGATTTTTATACAAGAATCAGATGCCTCTAACTTCTTCAAAAAGCGTGGCAAGCGAGCCACCAAATCCAGAGATGAGCTCAATG CGGAGACCGGGCAGATGCTGATTGCTGATGAGCAAAGGAGGGAGTACTTTGAAGAGCAAAGGAACAAGTTTGAGAATTTTGTCAAGGAAGAACATAAAG AGCAACAGGAGAGAAGCCGGGAACAGATCGAGCAATGGCGTCAATATCACTACGACGGTCTCTACCCATCTTACATGTACAACCGTCACCACATCTAG